The following are encoded in a window of Vigna unguiculata cultivar IT97K-499-35 chromosome 8, ASM411807v1, whole genome shotgun sequence genomic DNA:
- the LOC114195325 gene encoding rust resistance kinase Lr10-like produces the protein MTRRSLPVENDLGEVIGQDILPIFIIARYLFIFSLLLVLIIYKWRRRHFSMYENIENFLLENNINPIRYEYRAVKKMTKGFKVKLGEGGFGCVYKGKLRSGLDVAVKMLSKSKDNGQEFVNEVATIGRIHHVNVVSLIGYCVEGKKRGLIYEYMSKGSLDQYIFSKEGSVPLSYEKIYEISLGIAHGILYLHRGCDVQILHFDIKPHNILLDDNFIPKVSDFGLAKLYPTKDGSIILTTIRGTLGYMAPELFYKNVGGVSYKADVYSFGMLLMEITSRRKNSNPLAQHSSQHYFPFWIHDQFKEEKNIDMKDASEMDNILMKKMFIVALWCIQFKPSDRPSMSKVIEMLEAKVETLEIPPKPSFYLHEILEHGGAIYSDETPWSDSISSNVNVDTNMPNK, from the coding sequence ATGACCAGACGTTCATTACCGGTCGAGAATGATTTGGGAGAAGTTATAGGTCAAGATATTCTACCAATATTCATAATAGctagatatttatttatattttcactttTGTTAGTGCTAATCATCTATAAATGGCGAAGAAGACATTTTTCAATGTAtgaaaacattgaaaattttttgttagaaaaCAACATAAATCCCATTAGATATGAGTATCGAGCGGTGAAGAAAATGACTAAAGGTTTCAAAGTGAAGTTAGGAGAAGGAGGTTTTGGTTGTGTGTACAAAGGAAAGCTTCGAAGTGGGTTAGATGTTGCTGTAAAGATGTTGAGCAAATCCAAAGATAATGGACAAGAATTTGTAAATGAAGTAGCTACCATTGGAAGAATACATCATGTGAATGTAGTAAGTCTTATTGGATATTGTGTGGAAGGAAAAAAACGTGGTTTAATTTATGAATACATGTCTAAGGGGTCATTGGATCAATATATTTTCTCTAAAGAAGGAAGTGTTCCTCTAAGTTATGAAAAGATATATGAAATATCTCTTGGGATTGCTCATGGGATATTATATCTACATCGAGGTTGTGATGTGCAAATTTTACATTTCGATATCAAGCCTCATAATATTCTTTTAGATGATAACTTTATTCCAAAGGTTTCAGATTTTGGACTTGCAAAGTTGTATCCTACAAAAGATGGATCCATTATTTTGACTACAATAAGAGGAACATTGGGTTACATGGCTCCAGAATTATTCTACAAAAATGTAGGTGGAGTTTCTTATAAAGCTGATGTCTATAGTTTTGGAATGCTTTTGATGGAAATAACAAGTAGGAGGAAAAACTCAAATCCTCTTGCACAACATTCAAGTCaacattattttcctttttggaTTCATGATcaatttaaagaagaaaaaaatattgacatGAAAGATGCTTCAGAAATGGATAATATTCTcatgaaaaaaatgttcatAGTTGCACTTTGGTGTATACAATTCAAACCAAGTGACCGTCCATCAATGAGCAAGGTTATAGAGATGCTTGAAGCAAAAGTTGAAACTCTTGAAATTCCTCCAAAACCTTCATTTTATCTTCATGAAATATTAGAGCATGGTGGTGCAATCTACTCTGATGAAACACCATGGAGTGATTCAATTAGTTCTAATGTGAATGTCGATACAAATATGCCTAATAAGTAA
- the LOC114195037 gene encoding uncharacterized protein LOC114195037 yields the protein MKKCLTTAPVLVIPDTEKVFEVYYDASYQGLGSQSRVFSDHKSLKYLFDQKELNMRQRRWMEYLKDYDFELLYHPGKANVVADALSRKKIHGHDLELQQFMGWLGTKKERILRWERTTFYGLKVECVYQENLISGGGLMYIVEDEFNVSSSDGWTNDVLPLVEFTYNNSYHSSIGMVTYEALYGRRCRTPLCWYQDGEAFVLGPEFLQQTTSKVKLIQDRMRATQSRQKSYADKRRQLLEFDEGDHVFLRVTPTTGIGRVLKSRKLTLRFIGPYQITRRIGAVTYEITLPPHLSNLHNVFHVSQLRRYIASSDHVLESDEVQVREDLTMPVGPVRILDT from the exons ATGAAGAAGTGTTTGACTACCGCTCCAGTGCTAGTGATTCCGGATACCGAGAAGGTGTTTGAGGTGTACTATGATGCATCATATCAAGGTCTGGG CTCCCAATCCCGAGTattcagcgaccacaaaagttTGAAGTACTTATTTGACCAAAAGGAACTGAATATGAGGCAGCGAAGGTGGATGGAATATTTGAAAGACTATGACTTTGAATTGCTCTACCATCCGGGCAAGGCAAATGTTGTAGCCGATGCTCTAAGTCGGAAGAAGATACAT GGACACGATTTGGAGCTGCAACAGTTTATGGGGTGGTTAGGCACAAAAAAGGAAAGAATTCTCAGATGGGAGAGGACAACATTCTACGGTTTAAAGGTAGAGTGTGTGTACCAGGAGAACCTCATTTCAGGAG GCGGCCTTATGTACAtagttgaggatgagttcaacgtatcatcctcagacggatggACA AATGATGTGCTACCTTTGGTGGAGTTCACCTACAATAATAGTTACCATTCCAGTATTGGTATGGTGACCTATGAAGCATTGTATGGAAGGAGGTGTAGAACCCCATTATGCTGGTATCAAGATGGTGAAGCCTTTGTGCTTGGTCCTGAATTTCTGCAACAGACGACCAGTAAGGTCAAGTTGATCCAAGACCGGATGAGAGCAACTCAGAGTAGGCAAAAGTCttatgcagataagaggagACAACTGCTTGAGTTTGATGAAGGAGACCATGTATTTCTCCGAGTGACGCCAACTACAGGTATTGGAAGGGTTCTTAAATCAAGGAAGTTGACTCTGAGGTTTATAGGACCTTATCAGATTACACGGAGAATAGGAGCAGTGACGTATGAAATCACTTTACCACCTCACCTATCCAACTTGCATAATGTGTTTCACGTCTCACAGTTGAGGAGATACATTGCAAGTTCAGATCATGTTTTGGAGTCAGACGAGGTGCAAGTACGCGAGGATCTGACTATGCCAGTTGGACCAGTGCGCATATTGGATACTTAA
- the LOC114195038 gene encoding uncharacterized protein LOC114195038 — protein MAVLPCCSRCAQSVVVSVATILVLFHQTCSAKHRTSCPSSSCGEIRDIRYPFRLKNDPRGCGLPGYEFECVNNRTLFTLFSGKYFVEEINYDRYQIRLIDPGVVKDTSCSFPRYFLCTRNFSGFDYDPLAMSGEKYVFGEEYKYKPAKVVFLNCSNGVSDDPRYVEVKADGCDSGGHIYAVLVGGVTAEGFPAVFTGMDVKVGCRLKVATFANWTHDRKDSCAVILKSLEEGFWLTWLRLACWDQCGKGMSCAFNQTTQQLQCTDCDMFHFYIRNCGNLSRIEGYLTGTRTKPYVIINFYRNYFLHP, from the exons ATGGCTGTCTTACCTTGTTGCAGTCGCTGCGCACAATCGGTGGTTGTCTCTGTTGCCACCATTCTTGTGCTATTTCACCAAACTTGCAGTGCCAAGCATCGCACCTCCTGTCCATCTTCTTCGTGCGGCGAAATTCGCGACATAAGATATCCATTCCGACTGAAAAACGACCCTCGCGGTTGCGGCCTTCCCGGGTACGAATTTGAGTGCGTGAATAACAGAACACTGTTTACTCTGTTTTCAGGGAAATACTTTGTGGAGGAAATCAATTACGATAGGTATCAAATCCGGCTGATTGATCCGGGCGTTGTGAAGGACACTTCTTGCTCTTTTCCTCGCTATTTCTTGTGCACACGAAATTTCAGTGGATTTGATTATGATCCGCTGGCTATGTCTGGGGAGAAGTATGTGTTTGGGGAGGAGTATAAGTATAAGCCTGCAAAAGTAGTGTTTCTGAACTGCAGTAATGGAGTGAGTGATGATCCTCGATATGTGGAAGTGAAAGCCGACGGTTGTGATTCCGGGGGCCATATCTACGCCGTTCTGGTTGGCGGGGTTACCGCTGAGGGGTTTCCGGCGGTATTTACAGGGATGGACGTGAAGGTCGGGTGCAGATTGAAGGTTGCTACCTTCGCAAACTGGACACATGACAGGAAGGACTCCTGTGCTGTTATCCtcaaatctcttgaagaagggTTTTGGTTGACTTGGTTACGACTTGCTTGTTGGGATCAGTGTGGAAAGGGTATGTCTTGCGCCTTCAATCAAACCACACAACAACTTCAATGCACCGATTGTGATATGTTCCACTTCTATATCCGGAATTGCG gaaATTTATCACGAATTGAAGGATACCTTACAGGTACGCGCACTAAACCATATGTCATCATTAACTTCTATCGAAACTATTTTCTCCATCCATAg